The Staphylococcus haemolyticus region TCACGATAAATTATATAAAGCAATAGCGGGTGAAGGTGCATTTGTTAATGGGCAACAATTAATGCCACCTAATGAATTAAAATTGCAAGACGCTATTATCTCTTTTGGGACTCAATATATAAATGATGATACAAGCAAAGCATTATACGATGCTTCGTTCAGTGTGAGAAATATTGGTTCATGTGGTTTAGATTCAGTAAGAGTGATTAAAGGACAATTTGGTGCACATATAAATACAAACCCAAAGCCATGGGACATCGCAGCGCAATTTTTATTTGCGAAAGAATTAAATTTGAAAATGACTCAATTAAATGGAGAACCGTTAGACTTTGCTAAGAGTGGCCCATTCATTATTAGTAATCACGGATGTTACAAAGATATACTAACTATTATTAATCGAAATGGCGGGTATCATATTTAATAATATTGATAGCTGTTTTATGAAAAGTTACTTCTTAAGACGTATAGAAAGTTAATCATTTTAATATATAATAATTATATTAATTCATAAAATAGAATAGGAGTGGTAGGATGCGTAGAACGCATAGACGAATGAGCCTGCCCGTTAAAATAATTACATGGTTTATAGGAATATTAGTTGTTTTAGCAATAGTTGCGTCAATTTTTGTAGTAGCTAGTATTTTTATTACAAGTGGTAAGATTCATAACCCTTTAAACAGACAACATTCAGAATTGAGATCGAAAAATGTAAGTTTGTCAAATGGTGATCCATTTACTATTGCATTATTTGGTGTAGACTCAAATGCTCAACGTAAAAGTGAGAATGATGGTGAAAGAAGTGACACAATTATGCTTCTTTCTATTAACCCTAAGAAACAAACTACAGAAATTGTAAGTGTACCTCGTGATACACAAGCTGAAATTGTAGGTAAAGGAACGACTGAGAAGATTAATCATGCATATGCTTATGGTGGACCAACGATGGCTGTTAAATCATTAGAAAAATTAATGAATGTTCCTATTGATCATTATGCAACAGTTGATATGGATGGGTTACATGATATGATTGATGCTTTAGGTGGTGTGAATGTTACTAGTAATGATACTTTCACCACTAAAGGAACTAACTTTGTAAAAGGTCAATCAACTCATGTGGATGGAGATACTGCAATGGCCTTCATACGTAGTCGTAAAGAGGAAGGTGCTGGAGGAGATTTTGGTCGTCAAGAACGACAACAACTTATCCTTCAAGCAATGGCTAATAAAATGACAAGTACTTCTGCGCTTACGCATTTTCCATCATTAATTAATCAGATTCAGAAAAATGTTAAAACCGATTTAACATTGAATGACATGAATGATATTAGAAAAAATTATAAAAATGCGAATACAACTGTAAACCGACATCAATTAGAAGGTCAGGGTGGTATTCAAGACGATGGATTGTGGTATTTCATACCTAATGACGATTCAAAACAAAGTGCCACAGAAATATTGAATAATAATTTACAAAATTAAATTTTAATGCAATAGACGTTTTTACTTTAGCAGTTAATACTAGGAAATTTATAGAGGTAGGACAATGAGAGAGAAATCATTTCAGTCCTATCTCTATTTTTTTTAAAATTGTATCTGCATTAAAGTTAGTTTTTTTAACATTTGAAACACAGTGTATATTTAATTCTTTTAAAATTGCAAAAATTTATGAAACGCTTAACATTTAATGAAATAAGTAATACAATTAATATAATTCTATGTTCAATATATGTGGGATATTGAAATGGAATAGTTAAGTAGCCAAAGTCATTTTACGGAAAATTTATATAGATGGGGTGGAAAGTATGCAAGAACATTTAATCGTCACGCTTGATGGCACTGATTATCTTGTAGAACCTGGAACAAGTTTACTTGAGTTTATAAAATCTCGTGATACTTTCGTACCTTCAATTTGTTATAACGAATCAATGGGACCAATTCAAACATGTGATACATGTATGGTTGAAATTGATGGCAAAATTGAACGTGCGTGTAGTACAGTTGTAAATCGACCTATGACAGTTAATACTCAGAATAATGATGTTAAAGCTAGCCAAAAGGAAGCTTTAGATCGCATTTTAGAAAAACATATGCTGTATTGTACGGTATGTGATTACAATAACGGTGATTGTGAAATACATAACGCTATGGACGCATGGGGATTAGAAGAACAATCATACGAATACAAAACAAAACCATATGAAAAAGACTATGGTCCATTCTATCGATATGACCCAGACCAATGTATTCTTTGTGGTCGTTGTGTAGAAGCGTGTCAAGATATCGAAGTAAATGAAACAATTTCAATTGATTGGAATCGTGAGCATCCTAGAGTTATCTGGGATAATGATGTTCCTATTAATGAATCATCATGTGTATCGTGTGGTCAATGTGCAACTGTATGTCCTTGTAATGCCATGATGGAAGTGAATATGGAAGGTAATGCTGGTTACATGACAGATACTGAACCAGGTTCACTTGCTGCAATGATTGATTTAACTAAAAAAGCTGAACCAGGTGATGGATTACTATTTGCAGTTTCTGATTCAGAAGCGGAAATGCGTAAAGAACGCATTAAGAAAACGAAAACAGTTTGTACATATTGTGGTGTAGGTTGTTCATTTGATGTATGGACTAAAGACAGAGAAGTACTTAAAGTTCAACCATCACATGATTCTCCTGCCAATAAAATTGCTACATGTGTTAAAGGTAAATTCTCTTGGGGTCACATTAACTCAGACCAACGTTTAACGAAACCACTTGTTAGAAAAGACGGAGAATTCCATGAAGTTGAATGGGATGAAGCTTTAGATGTTATTGAAACTAACTTTAAACGAATCAAAAATGAATATGGTGGCGATCATTTAGCATTTATCGCATCTTCTAAAGGTACTAATGAAGAATCATATTTAATGCAAAAACTTTCACGACAAGTCTTCGGATCTAACAACGTTGATAACTGTTCAAGATATTGCCAAGCACCAGCAACGAAAGGACTATTCAGAACTGTAGGTCACGGTGGTGACTCTGGTTCAATTGAAGACCTTGAGAGAGCTGCTATGACTGTTCTAATCGGTACAAATACAGCTGAAGCGCATCCAGTTATTGCATCTAGAATGAAACGTGCACAGAAATTATTCGGACAAAAGATGCATGTATTCGATATTAGAAAACATGAAATGGCTGCGCGTGCAGATGCATTTTATCAACCTAAGCCAGGAACAGATTTAGTTTGGTTAGGTGCAGCTACTAAATATATCATTGACAACGATTTACACGATAAAGCTTTCTTGAATGATTGGGTCGATAATTATGAAGATTACTATAAATCATTAGAATTGTTCACTATGGATTTTGCAGAAGAAACAACAGGTATTCCTAAAGAACAAATCATTAGTTTTGCAGAAGAAGCTGCAAAAGCTGAATCAATGTCAATTTGTTGGGCAATGGGTGTTACACAACAAGATATTGGTAGTGATACAAGTACAGCTATCTCTAACTTATTGCTTGTGACAGGTAACTATAGAAAACCAGGTTCAGGTGCTTATCCATTACGTGGTCACAATAACGTACAAGGTGCAAGTGATATGGGAAGTATGCCAGATCAATTCCCAGGTTATCAAAAAGTAGCTGATGATGAAGTGAGAGCAAAATTTGAAAAAGAATATGGTGTAGAATTAAATCCAACACCTGGACGCGATAATCACCAAATGATGGAAGGTATCCATAATGGAGATATTCAGTCATTATACTTATATGGTGAAGATACAGGTATTGTTGATTCTAATATTAATTTTGTTCAATCTGCTCTAGAAAAAGTAGACTTCTTAGTTGTTCAAGATGAGTTCCTAACTTTCACAGCAACATATGCAGATGTCGTCTTACCAGCTAGTCCATCATTAGAAAAAGATGGTACATTCACGAATACAGAACGCCGAATTCAACGTATTAATAAAGCATTACAACCGCTAGGCGATTCTAAACCAGACTGGGAAATCTTCCAATTAATCGCACAACGCATGGGCGCTGATTGGAATTACAAACATCCAAGTGAAATCATGGATGAAATTGCAGGATTAACACCATCATATTCAGGTGTAAATTATGAACGATTACAAGGTTTCAATAGTCTTCAATGGCCTGTAGCACCAGATGGTACAGACCAACCAACATTATATATGGATGGCTTTAACTTTGAAAATGGTCGTGCTAAGTTATTCCCATTAACATTTGACAATTTCTTTAAAGAAGATGAAGTTTATGATCTACATGTAAATAACGGTCGTTTACTAGAGCATTTCCATGAAGGTAATATGACTTATCAAACTGAAATGATTAAGTATAAAGTGCCAAATGCGTTTGTAGAAATTTCTCCAGAGCTAGCTAAAGATCGTGATATTCATGAAGGCGCAGAATTACGATTGATTTCAGAAACGGGTGAAGCAACATTAATTGCAACAGTAACTGATCGAGTTAAAGGCAGAGAAATTTATATTCCTTTAAATAATGATGCTATGTCAAATGGTGATTTAGGCGCTATCAATAAATTAACTAATAGTGATGTAGATAAATATACAGATACACCATCTTATAAACGAACAAGCTGTCGTATGGAAGTATTGACTCGTAAAGGTAAATCACCATTAAATCCAACAAACTTCCGTGTCGATAAACAACGTAACCCGCAGTATAGTGTCCAAGTACAGAAAAAATGGGAACGTCCTGACTATGTTTTCCCAGGAAATGTGGTGGATAAATAATGGCTGAAAGAATAACTAAAATTAAACGTTTAGAGAAATCAGAAGAACAAATTAAAATCGAGAGTATCAATGAAGTAACAGATGCTATTGCAGAAAATAAAGATAGTATTTTAAAAGCAATACGTTTAGTAAAAGCATTAGATGAAGCTAAAATTCTTGATTTAATGAACGGTGGCATTAGAGGACGTCAAGTTATTATCAATAAATTTATGACAGAACTTAACAAAGATTTATATGCGGGTCTAATTACAAATTTAGCACCAATGGTCTTTATGTTAGGTGAGCTTAATGTTCAAGAGTTAAGTCAATTCTTAAATAAATTAAATAAAGGATTGCACGTTGCAAATCAAGCTAATCCTAATGCTAAAACAAGTATTCGTAGTCTAATGGGCGTACTCAAAGACGATGATATGAATCGCAGCTTAACTTATATACTTAATTTACTTAAAGGGATGTCTAGAGAAGATAAATAATACATTATTGTATAAAGAGATTGGTACAAGTTAAATAATCTAGGGCTATAAAGTAAATATGCAGTAGATGACTGAATTGAGAAGGCACTTATTCTAAACTTACTTAGTTCAAGTCATCCTAAGGGGTGGGATAATGAATTCAAATTGAATTCTGTCTCGCTCCTTTCTTTCATTATTTAATAAGATTTATACGTACTTTCTACATGAATTATGGTAAGGTGTAGTATATATTATTACTAAAAAAGGGGTGAGAACAATTCATCCAAATGCGATTAAAATTATGACAGTTATTTCTAACGTTTTTATTGTTTTAGGAATTATTTTTTTAATTATGATGCAAATGGTGTTAGCGATTTCAATGTTCGCTGTGTCATTAGCAATTAGTTTAGTTATATTTAACGTGCTTTTTCGAGATCGAACTGGCATGAAGATAGT contains the following coding sequences:
- a CDS encoding inositol monophosphatase family protein encodes the protein MMQNKLHNLDAHIMDWLKHLDDVIPNLITDMITDTKINRFDLVTNVDKQLQNKFEAYLAEHFPSHQLLGEEKDNSMIRPYEGHLWIMDPIDGTANLVKQQEDYCIIIAYFVDGEPKLSYIYDYPHDKLYKAIAGEGAFVNGQQLMPPNELKLQDAIISFGTQYINDDTSKALYDASFSVRNIGSCGLDSVRVIKGQFGAHINTNPKPWDIAAQFLFAKELNLKMTQLNGEPLDFAKSGPFIISNHGCYKDILTIINRNGGYHI
- a CDS encoding LCP family protein; translation: MRRTHRRMSLPVKIITWFIGILVVLAIVASIFVVASIFITSGKIHNPLNRQHSELRSKNVSLSNGDPFTIALFGVDSNAQRKSENDGERSDTIMLLSINPKKQTTEIVSVPRDTQAEIVGKGTTEKINHAYAYGGPTMAVKSLEKLMNVPIDHYATVDMDGLHDMIDALGGVNVTSNDTFTTKGTNFVKGQSTHVDGDTAMAFIRSRKEEGAGGDFGRQERQQLILQAMANKMTSTSALTHFPSLINQIQKNVKTDLTLNDMNDIRKNYKNANTTVNRHQLEGQGGIQDDGLWYFIPNDDSKQSATEILNNNLQN
- the fdhF gene encoding formate dehydrogenase subunit alpha, with amino-acid sequence MQEHLIVTLDGTDYLVEPGTSLLEFIKSRDTFVPSICYNESMGPIQTCDTCMVEIDGKIERACSTVVNRPMTVNTQNNDVKASQKEALDRILEKHMLYCTVCDYNNGDCEIHNAMDAWGLEEQSYEYKTKPYEKDYGPFYRYDPDQCILCGRCVEACQDIEVNETISIDWNREHPRVIWDNDVPINESSCVSCGQCATVCPCNAMMEVNMEGNAGYMTDTEPGSLAAMIDLTKKAEPGDGLLFAVSDSEAEMRKERIKKTKTVCTYCGVGCSFDVWTKDREVLKVQPSHDSPANKIATCVKGKFSWGHINSDQRLTKPLVRKDGEFHEVEWDEALDVIETNFKRIKNEYGGDHLAFIASSKGTNEESYLMQKLSRQVFGSNNVDNCSRYCQAPATKGLFRTVGHGGDSGSIEDLERAAMTVLIGTNTAEAHPVIASRMKRAQKLFGQKMHVFDIRKHEMAARADAFYQPKPGTDLVWLGAATKYIIDNDLHDKAFLNDWVDNYEDYYKSLELFTMDFAEETTGIPKEQIISFAEEAAKAESMSICWAMGVTQQDIGSDTSTAISNLLLVTGNYRKPGSGAYPLRGHNNVQGASDMGSMPDQFPGYQKVADDEVRAKFEKEYGVELNPTPGRDNHQMMEGIHNGDIQSLYLYGEDTGIVDSNINFVQSALEKVDFLVVQDEFLTFTATYADVVLPASPSLEKDGTFTNTERRIQRINKALQPLGDSKPDWEIFQLIAQRMGADWNYKHPSEIMDEIAGLTPSYSGVNYERLQGFNSLQWPVAPDGTDQPTLYMDGFNFENGRAKLFPLTFDNFFKEDEVYDLHVNNGRLLEHFHEGNMTYQTEMIKYKVPNAFVEISPELAKDRDIHEGAELRLISETGEATLIATVTDRVKGREIYIPLNNDAMSNGDLGAINKLTNSDVDKYTDTPSYKRTSCRMEVLTRKGKSPLNPTNFRVDKQRNPQYSVQVQKKWERPDYVFPGNVVDK
- a CDS encoding DUF1641 domain-containing protein, producing the protein MAERITKIKRLEKSEEQIKIESINEVTDAIAENKDSILKAIRLVKALDEAKILDLMNGGIRGRQVIINKFMTELNKDLYAGLITNLAPMVFMLGELNVQELSQFLNKLNKGLHVANQANPNAKTSIRSLMGVLKDDDMNRSLTYILNLLKGMSREDK